AGGAGTACCATCTTACAATGATTGAGGATGTTTTTGTAATCATATTTCCTTTGTACTACGTATGAGGTGATTACATAGTACCATCTCACAGTGATCTAGGAATCCTGCAATCATAATTCCTTGCAAATATTCACAAACATAAAGAATAGTTTTTGGTTGCTTTTACACTAACAAAATTCCTAAACAGTGACACCCCCAGAGCATCTATGTCCCAACTACTGCTTCTGCTCAAACAGAAAGTTTAGGTGAGTTAGCTACTGATTTCCAAGGCATACAATATACATCCACATATTCTCTTATATGTAAGTGGAGAAACACCTAGATTTTCTCGCTAGCTTCACGAGGTGGTGGATTAGACAGTCTGGATTCGAAATCTTACTTCTACccatttaattgatattagaTCATTCCATAATATCCAAGTCTTTTATATGTAAGTGGTATGTATGTACATAGATACACAACAATTCTTCATCACAGATCATGAAAAATACAGgaactaataaaatatatgaatcaattactatatatgctaatgacccCATCAGGCACAAATTAATTCAATCAATCATGCAACAAGTTCAAAACATTCCTATACATGCAACACACAATCTTCTTGAACCGTCCAGGCCCATCAGTTTAGCTGTCATATATTCTTGAAATTGGTCGTTGCTAACCGTGATTTGCTAATGGCACAAGTTGGCACGATCTCTCTAGATTACTACATTTTTTCACAACGATTAATTAGTTTAAGTACAGTATGATTGTGCTATACGTAGGCATGCACGTCTGAAACAGCTGTCCTTAGCATCCAGTATGGAAATAGCTTGAGCATGACTACAGACTTGTTCAACAAGATTGCATTGACAGGTACATTGACAGAATATTCCGTGTTCTTAACGCGTTTGTTTAAGAAATATATAGTCCCATATCTTTTCAggtatgcttatgcttataattaaaattttaaattttacaattaaattggagttaattttagtgatttttacatgatttattttctacCCTTTGTTATtggattaattaaaaaatatattaatattttacttataaattatttttattgttaataagTTGCTTTGCTTATGATTAATTTAAGCAAAACGATGAGActgatatttttgttggaaAAGATATGTCCAGATACACTGGATCGAGCATCACCCTGGCTCATTATGCTTAAGTCGATCACATCAGCTGCATGTATCCGTCAACAGAAACAAGTAgagaagggggaaaaaaaatgaagctgCTATGCCTAAAGATGAGAAGTAATTCGTTCAAATGCTACTTTTGACAAGAAAACATCAAGAAGAAtgctagtactagtactagtacttgATAGCAGCACAGAGTGGACATGGAACTTATTCAGAATGAGCACAGTTAAAATGTGATGCTCTTATTGGGATTTCACAAGAGCAACACGAACAGACTTTCATACATCAACCTGGAAGACGCCCAGGTTGGCAGCTAATATTTCCATGTATCATGCCAATACAAACAAGATGTTTCAGGCCTGGTTTAGATTGCAAAAacattttacaaaaacatcaaatcaaaattttggacacatatttaaaatattaaacatagtctaattataaaataaatttcagattccgtctggaaaccgcaagacgaatttttgagtctaattaatccatcattagtacatgttggttactgtagcacttatggctaatcatgttttaattaggctcaaaagattcgtctcactgtTTTCCCGTAACAATGTaatagttttaatgtttatgtatatttaatactttatttaggtgtccaaatattcgatatgatgtttttaggaaaagaaCATGGCCTCAAGCTTTTGCTGCAGGACTCCGATGTACAATGTACTGAAAAGCATGGATCTAGGTACAGGGAAAAGAACAGCAGAAGGGGAAGATAGAAGAAAGCACAGCATTACCACACACGCAGGCAGCGGCCGCCTATATCTAGAATCTACACTAAGCCAAACCACCTGAAAGAACAGGTGGGCAATCAGCATGCCTTGGGCAATCAGCTCAACCTGGCACAAGTGCCTCTGGAGGAAGAATTCAGTCAGCAACTGTAACTAATCCTGGGTTTTTCTAGTTTAGCATGTTGCGTTGCGAAAGAATTCGGTAGGAACTGAAGGCGGGCAGTGCTTCTTGGCCACAAATTTGTACTGCAGGAATGAAGTTACAGGAGGACAGCATTAGAAACTGTATACCTAACTGAAGAAAATGGGGGGAGGATATAAAGTTATACCTTATGTTGGCTATACTTCTCCCTGATTGCTGGAAGGTTACTCCCGGGACCAACGCTGAAAAGGCGGTGCAATGCCTTTACGCAGTCGCTTAACTCTGATGACTTGTATTGTGTGTAATGAGCAAGGGTGGAATTCTGCTTCCAATTTACAATGAGAAGCACATGTTAGctcttgtatattttttatttgactgtTGATATAAAGAAGTATGGATGGTCATGCCACCACTTACCCAAGGGTGCTTTGTTGGCTGTAGTATGAATTTGGCCAAGAAAATAGCCGATGCCGCTACTAGTGAAGGAGGGTAAGAAAGCAGATTGTACTCCAGCAGTGATAGCTCAGCAACATAATTGGCTAGAAACTCAAGATGCAAAGCTGGATCCTGCACAACGAAAAGCTGTTAATGCAATGCAACATATAGGCAATATACTAGCAGGTATGGAATTGAAGTAAGCAGGAGATGCTTAGGCTATCAGCACCTCATCCGATACTTGTGCAACACGAACAAATCTCCTGTTGTAAGCAAGAAGAACGAGTTAGATTAGTGGAGTTCAACTCATTTCAGCATCATAAACTTGAATGCTATGGAAGAGAATAGAACCTCAAAAAGCATTTTGCCGTAGGTGCTGTCATTTCAAACTTCAGGTAATTCAGGACGGAAGCTTCCATTTCCAAAACCTGATTATCTATGTGTTAGCCATGAAGACAAAGCAACTGCCCACATATGTGTTCACAGATGCACAACGAACCTCATCTCTGAAGTATGTGTTGTCAGTTACATAGCAGAATTCTTCTACTTGAGGTGCACATACCTCCTCATATTTCCTGATATTTGAGCATGCCAAAATGAGTATGCAAGAATCAGATGCAAACTAAGCAGAgtataaattgaaaaattgCTAGTCAGATCTTACGCAGCAATAAGCATACAAGCAACACCAAGTAATTGCAATCTTTGACGATTGATCTCATTGCCAGAAAGATAGCGGTCAATGTAGTTAACTGTCAGGTATAATGTATCAGGAACAAGACGGTATTCTTCAGCGACCTGCACAAAGCAAAGGAGTGGATAGAATGGTAAGTAATGAGTGTGGTCTCTAGGCTCCTGccaagtaaaatatttttgcgaCATTAAAGCTTACTTCCACAAGCCAATCTATCAGGATCGCCCTCATGCTTGGGTTTACATCCTTTTGGATTGTTTCCATAAAATCACTTGATGGACGTTTCCTGGTCTGCATCAAGGCAAACAGAAAACCACAATGTAAATACagaatttaatcaaactaacTGCAGTAGTCACAGAATCAAGAGCATTGGTTACAACAATCAAAGTCATATATCAATCCGTCGCATCAATCAATGCTTTATGCAGATAACTCTATTACAAATTCTACATATCATAGTGGTTGTGCTTTTATGCTCTAAGTAATTAGAATGTGAAGGCCATTAAAAGGGATCAGCAATTAAGAAAAATTGTACTTCAGGCATGTTTCATATAAGGTGTTTACATAATATGCAGGACAAACTACTGAAAATTACGGTCGCAAAACAAGTCTGATTTGATGATAAGGTGGATAATGTAGTTGCCCACCAACAAAGGGAAAAGCAGAGAAGAAGGGCTTGTAGAGAAATATGAAGATCATCATGATACTCCCTCTAGACATAATTACTTGGCATTTAGGACAACCAAATTACTAAGGAAACATGCCAAAACATCTGTCCGaagcgaaaaataaaattgatggGAGGTAGGACTAGATTACATTGGAATAATGCAATGTTCCATGGTAATAGGTCCCTCTCTAGTGCATTCTACTAGTATTATTATACTatcagtagaactaatctcagccattgattaaaaaaaggtatttttgtagtactttgttaattaattagtagtattttttaattttgtttttttggcaacaaagatcacaataaaaaggacaaCATTGCCCCTTCAAATTTTACTATACcaaatattgttggtagtataatttaatcccagtcgtccaataaaaatagatcaacggtgtCGATTAAATTATACTTCCAGTAGAGGCGGACCCGTGGTAATATGCCTTGTATCAGTTATACCCATTGGACCTATTGTCTTATTAATTTAGTCTCATcaaagtaaatttttttcttgtgtttaGTATTGGATGCAATCAAGTCTGCAATCATGAGCAAGCAAACAAGAATGTACTACCTCAGCCTCGCGCAAGTGCATGTAGATGTCAGAAGCAAGAGTGGCACACAACTGCGGATCCTCATAGTTATTGTCAACTTCACATATTTGGTCGATTTCCATTGGGGAAGGAGCATCCTTCTTCCACTTAGCTTctacaaaagaaacaaaggatAACATCAATCAACAGTTAAACACGTCCAATAAAAAGTGCCACTTTACACAAATTCTGGCCATCACTGCAAATTTCAGTAACCAAAACAAACCTTCAACATCTCTATCCTCTGAGATGCGCAGGTTTTCGTTTGCTCTTCGCTGCAAGGAAGCAAGAACTGAGGAGGAGTCCCCGTTATCAATGTACTCAAAATCTGGGCTTTTCATCGAGTCGCACGTCGACATTGTCTCGTCAACCGAAACTGAATCTCCTGAATGCATAGGAGAGACGAAGCTGCTGCAGGGTACAGGGGCAGGTGCGAGTGCGGCAGTCGCCACAATGCTAGGCACTTTAGGAGGAAGAACAGACTCCTTCTGCGCGGCGACCTCATGGCGTGATATCGCCGGAGCTGGCTTGGTGGGAGCCGATTTCACTCCAGAGGCCCGATTCGTGCTCGCACTGCGGCCACTACCCAAAGATCCCTTCTTCAAAGGTGCAACGGAGGCAGCTGAATTCAACTTCTGCAAGGAGAATCGAACAAACGgaattaatttgtttcaaaGCTATATTCATTTTGGAGTTCAAATTTAGAAGATTCCAAAGCGAGCAAACAAGAAGCTTTATTTTGAAAGTGGTAAATGAACTTTATGCTCCATGGCAGaggttcaaatttgaattagaaTAGCAAGAAAATCTTGGGGTTTGGAAAGGGGAGATACAACCTCCgtaccaaaataaacgaatttctgtgttttttgatagaatttttaactattcgttttatttgaaaattttttatgattaatatttttattattactgcaTGATAAATTACCtacgactaatttttttaaaaattttaataaatttttcaaataaaacggatgatcAAAAGCTGGACATACCAGACCCAGAAATTGTCTTTTTTGGATGGAGTAGTACGTTTGTAGGCTAAACAACAAGAGACTGAAGAAATGCTGCTTGATTGATGAAGAAATGCAAATCTTGGCTGAAAGAACTCAAGAACACGAATTCAAGAAACGCTGCTGGTTGTCTTTGAAAGTAACAAATCGAAGCGTGTGTCCTCCACAACGggagaaaaaccaaaattatatACAGATGGCCAAAGAACGCAGAAATGTGCACTTGATCCGCCCCCGGAGCAACCAAGAAGCAAAACGAAGCATTTCGAAACACAGCACGACCAAAAGGTCTCGACCCAACGCGCGACGAAGAAACGAGGTCTCGACAAAAGTAAGCGCCCAATCCCGCAGCGATCGATCCATCAACGCGAGCAACAGAAAAACCCTACCGCATTGCCGGCCTTCCCGGCTCCAGCGGCGGTCGCCGCCCTCCCTCCCGCGGCCGCGACGTTGGTGATGTTCCCGAGCGCCACGCGCTTCTTCGCCTGCTGCCCTGCCGCCACGGCCGCGGTCGTCGCCTTCCCTcccccctccgccaccgcggGGCGCTTGGCCGCCGCGGTCGCCATCGCCGAGGATGAGGACGAGCGGCGGGTCGACATCATCGACGGACGGCGCGAAAGCTCCGCCTCAaaacaaccaccaccacccctccTACTCCGGCCACGGGGCTAGGGttgtgggggcggcggggagcgcAGCGGAGGCGAGGGTTTGGTTCCCGGACACTGCGTGCAccatttcaaatttgaaaaaaaaaaatagaagtttTCAAACCAGGTCTATCGGGTAAACGTTGCGGCAGACAaaaggtggggcccacgtgcCTGCCGCCGTGCTTACTGTGCCGTTCGGATGCAGATGGAGTCAGTGACCGTTTGTTGGTTGTTTGTTCATGCAGGCTGAAGTGACCTAAGTCGAAAATTATTATCTGTCCTCAGTCGATTTCTCGTAAGGGCATGCTTTATCGAGCTCTGAGGagtttcaggaaaaaaaaaagtgccatataaaataaaactatacatAAGATTTTACCTTATAGTGCATGTGTCTTAAGATGGGCTcacataaacttttttttattcccttctctctccgtctccctctctctcgttCGTCTCCCTCCATCTCTCTTCGAGTCGCGGTGATAGTTGCGGCGGCGATGCCGAGTGCCGACCGTCCTGGTGGTGCATCGGGTGAACGACGACGAGTTTGggcagaggcggcgacggATCGAGCGGGCGATGGCGAGTCCCGACGGCGACAGCTTGTCAGCGgtgtccctctctctcttctcggTACCCGTGCGCTGACAAAAGCTATGAGAAAAGTTGTATTTTCTGGTGAGAAACCTGTGCCCTGCAAAGAAGACGAGGAGCTCTACAGGGGCATGGGATGAGTTGAGCTGGAGAAAAATCTTTGAGCTGGTCGGATGAAGGTGCGCGTCAGCTCACCGCACTGTGCATGGCCTAAGTCATGAGTCTCATGACTGCTAGAGAAAAATCGTCATGATACCTATGTTCTCCCGTGCCTTTTTTCTCGGTTTATGTAAGCATTCTTCTCTAACTAttaaatagtttaattttttaaaaaattatattatatatatacatatataagcctatcatcatgtatatttaagtaattttttttaattttatagtagtcaattctattatttattaattaaatagatataacAAAAAAACGAATATTTTTCCATCCTTTAGCTATTATATcatgagtaaatttcactttTGGCCATGTTTTAAGACCTAAGTTGCATATTGGACTAGGTGGGAGGTAAGCTTTTTACCTCAAACCAGGTTTAACCACCAAATTTGGCACATTGGACCAGTGGCCCACATGGCAGGGTCTGAAATGTTCTTCATCATCAACCCCCGATGAATCTGAATGAGTCTCTGGCCCATTGCCATTTCATCATGCTGGTGAGCTCGGGCTCATCCTCTCCCGTCCAACTGCACACGAGTTCATGGCCTCCCCTGTGCTCGAGCTCAAGCTCAAGTTCAAGCGGTTGTGTGGCTCTCTGAACTTCCTGTCATGAACTCATTGATGGTCAGTGCCAGCACGAGGAATGATTGCATAGACAGTGAGAAAATGGTCAAGCTCATGCTCTGGCATCAATGGTGGAGAACGGTGAGAGAAAAGGACCAACCTAGTCCAATGTGAATTAATTTGAAAAGAAACCTGGTTCTAAGTGAAAGCATGAAGGGGAGCATGGTCCATTATGCAACTTAGGTAAATAAAACTAGTCCATCGTGTAATTCACTCTTATATCATTGAGGTCACGTCcaaagccaattattatttgactCTATTCATATTCAcacatgtaaatataatgacattgaataaagagaaaaaaaatgtgtttacATGACAACGACTTATAGTTGACTTGCaatttaaattagattttgTTGAATGTgatggataaaaagaaataaaaaaattaatttattaatgaagaaaacaTACATTACTCTAACTTTGTGCATAGCGttataagataaatttgtATTGCTGATGTGGATGAGAAAGAGTTAGTGCAAGAACGGCCTTGATCCCAAATTTCTTTCCTAGCCTCAgccccaaaaataaaaataggacGAACTTCTCCCCCAGTAGATCCCGGCCCTGGACAGGGCCTTAGCGATCCGCAAAAGGCATAGAGACAGAAAGAGCGTAGGGATCGGAACTCACAGTCGCCAGAGAGAAGGGTGAGGACGCTGGCCGCCGCGGGCTGCAGTCGCTGCACTGCCCCACCGGGTTGCCAAGTGGCTGCGCCGCCCCGTCACTCTAATTCTACTGTATTGGCTTGTAGCAGTGTGGTTGTTCAAATTTCAAGCGGCATGTGCTTCCAGCCTCGGTAATCTGGTTGGTTTGCggctattttatttgtgtggATAGTTTCAATTATGTGTGCGATTGTTTTAATGCTTACTAGGTTTGTTGTTTAGGTTATTAactattattcataaatataacgGTGTAGAATTAAATTAGTTGCGAGCGTTACATCTCCTGTCGGAGAGGAAATCGTAATgtttaaacatatatgtttgatgcttagatttatatttttggctGGATATGCATCCATGATGACAGAGATTTATTACGAATGGTTCGAAAGTTTGAAACGCGTGCAAAGTGACACAATCTCAAGATTTGAGATTGTTATGCTCATCGTACAAGGTATTTATAGCCAATGGTCGGTAAGTTTGAAACAACATCTAACGGTCGGGAAGTTTAAAACATACTCAAAGTGACATGTTTTCAAGATTGGACGGAGTATTATGCTATCATAACAAATATCTATAGATAACTGTTGGGAGGTAACATTAAGTATTTCTTAATTCTATAAGCGACAATTGTGGAAGTTTTTGAAGACTATAATTGCATAGTGTTGCACATGAGAAATACCCCACCCCCCATATAAATGTAATTTACTTAATTGTGTAATACGAAactaaaaaaagattatacCACTACACCTAATGTTTGTCAAAACTCAAATAGTCAGCTATAGAGCATTTCAAAGAGAGAGCCGTCATATAAACGTAATTTACTTAATTGTGTAATATGAAACTAAAAATCAAGTCTCGAAATCGTTATATTGGGTGTCGTTCTAAAAAATTATCCTCCTAAATTTTCTCCAACTCCAACACTCCTTCTATTCTTACCAGATGGAGCGACTGAGTTTAccaaaaatttggtttatttttgagTCAAGATTAAGAGCACTGTAAAATTGGGAGTAGGTATTAGACAATGTTGGAGATTATTTTGGGctaatttctcaaaaataagttttagggACATATATTGGGCACTATTGGAGGTGCTCTTAAATTGGTCAAATTAAGATTGCATTTTGTCTCTTTGTGGTCAATTGAGTTGCTATTAATCCTTATAGTATTTTCAACcgctaatctaaattttatcatccatattaccATTTGGATTACCATCCAAAATAGATTTTCTATTCATATCATTTATCACTCCAACAGAACATTCATATAACATCATCTATATAgggaaaatttaactttttgccactcttatgaGTGGAcaaaacagatttgtcacttaCTGTCTATAACATGTGGATCTTCATGGATCTATGACAGATGGGTttagtgacaaatctgttacaAACATTTGTAAaagtgataaaaagttaaatatccctctctctatatatattttttaattaccgACAATGCACAACAAAAGGCTGTATGGAGTGTGCAACTATGtgccctttttttctttattcttttctctaaaCACACCAAATCCTCGTTTCTTTATCGCCACAGGAGGGAAACGACCGCGTTGGAACTTTGAACTGTCCCTCCATCCATCCCAACCGTCCATCCGCTCATCGACGGGTGTGTGACGATGCCTTCGCTTGGATGCAGCAGTGGGCCTGGCGCAGACCCCACCAGTCACCGACCCTCCCGCTGCACGCTGCACGGTACGCTCACCGCGAGTGAACCTAGGCGGAACCATCACCTGACGCGCACTAGTGGCACTTGAGCTTGCGATTTTCGGTGTGTGCCAGGGAGGTGAGTGGAAGAGGGATTtccaactttaaaattttttttgaagtgcAAGGAGGGGAAGGTTTGAGATATCGGGGTGTGCAttcatttcaattttttttgagggGGGTTCAAAGACGACCTATCAGGTAAGCGTTGCGGCAAACCAAGGTAGGGGCTTGCCGCCATGGCTACGATGCCGTTGGGATGCAGATGAGAATCGATGACCGtttgtttgttgtttgttCATGCAATCATGCAGGAGCAGTGACCGGTGTCGAAAAATGTTATCTACCCATCAAAGCATCTCCCAACAACTTATCCAAATCTGATCATTCATATCGATCAGTTATAACTCTAACGGAACATCCCTATTACGTTATATCAGAATGAGGCTGATATGTCAAGATACATTGGATCGAGCATCTTCCTACCTCATTATGCTTAAGATCATGTTCGCCCCCtcctataagttaacttaaccttTGGTTTTTCACGCACacgttttccaaactgctaaacgatatatttttttaaaaaaatttctataggaaagttgtttttaaaaatcatattaatttgttttatatttttaataattaattaattatatactaatctactaCTAATTTTTAGTACCAAGTAAGTTAACTTTCCCACCGTTACCCGAACGCGGTGTAAGTCGATCACATCAGCTGCATGTATCCG
This is a stretch of genomic DNA from Oryza brachyantha chromosome 1, ObraRS2, whole genome shotgun sequence. It encodes these proteins:
- the LOC102705853 gene encoding cyclin-A1-1 produces the protein MMSTRRSSSSSAMATAAAKRPAVAEGGGKATTAAVAAGQQAKKRVALGNITNVAAAGGRAATAAGAGKAGNAKLNSAASVAPLKKGSLGSGRSASTNRASGVKSAPTKPAPAISRHEVAAQKESVLPPKVPSIVATAALAPAPVPCSSFVSPMHSGDSVSVDETMSTCDSMKSPDFEYIDNGDSSSVLASLQRRANENLRISEDRDVEEAKWKKDAPSPMEIDQICEVDNNYEDPQLCATLASDIYMHLREAETRKRPSSDFMETIQKDVNPSMRAILIDWLVEVAEEYRLVPDTLYLTVNYIDRYLSGNEINRQRLQLLGVACMLIAAKYEEVCAPQVEEFCYVTDNTYFRDEVLEMEASVLNYLKFEMTAPTAKCFLRRFVRVAQVSDEDPALHLEFLANYVAELSLLEYNLLSYPPSLVAASAIFLAKFILQPTKHPWNSTLAHYTQYKSSELSDCVKALHRLFSVGPGSNLPAIREKYSQHKYKFVAKKHCPPSVPTEFFRNATC